A region of the Phaeodactylum tricornutum CCAP 1055/1 chromosome 1, whole genome shotgun sequence genome:
ATATGTACATGCAGCAGCCTTGTCTACCACTTGGTCTTCTTAAAAAGTCGCTGCCTTGCTGTTGTTTTCGGTTTTGAAGCCGCGGACGCTACGCGACCGTTCGATAACGCTTTCCCAAGACGTTTCGGCGATCGACTAAGATCAGGTTTCCACTCGTCGTCCATGATTGCTTCACTCCTGTCAACGTACTTGTCAATGCTCTCACGTGTCGTTGACCTCTGAACAGGCACGTCGAATGGAATCGCTTCTACTAGAGTGGAGGAAGACTTGATCTCAATTCGGAAAGCATCTGCCTTTGCAAGCTTGATTTTTAGTCTCGGCTTcgaactaactgtaagaagAGTCGGCTTTTGTTGGCGGTCGCGAACGGATGCGGTATTGTTAGAGCCTTTCTCATCGGCGTTGGAAATATGACTAAATCGACTACCAAAGGCTGCGTGCAACTCTGACAGAAGCTCCTCTACCGAATCGCAATTGCTCGCCAAGGCTGACTCTCTGGCGGCTTTGACAGTACTCACTGTTAGCGCACTATCGTCCACATCCTGATTCTTCCATACATTCCACCAGCCTACGAGCGCATCCACCAGCACGGGTAATCCTTTCAATTCTTGACTTGCAATGGTTACTATTCGGCTTTTCCGGAGATAATAGCCACCAGCATAGAAATACAAAGGAACAAAATACGGAAAACGGTACTGTTCAAGAACCTTCGTTCGAATTTCAATAGAGTATACTTTCAGTTGCATATCAATATCAATGCCATGAATAAAGTTTCCACCGAACACAAGCGAATCATCTGGAGTATATACGGCATGAATCCAGCCGGAAGGAATGAAAAGAGTCTGGCCCTTGTTCAAATGGATTCTCGATATGCTGCGACTATCTCGAATTTGATTTGGCAAAAACAATTCAGTTTGActcttgctgcaaagccaTTCTTCATAGACTTTTAAATTGTCCTCAGTCGGTGCAATAAGGCAAAAGTCTTTCCTCCCAGACAACACGTGATACCATACCGATGTACCCCCAAAGTCGATATGAAAGTCAGTGTAAGAACCTGATGCGCTCGTCAAACAGTAATATTTGACGTTCGGATAAATATTCTCACTCTTGAGCCGTTTGGGCCAAACGTTGTCAATCCAGTCTAATTCACGGGAAAACTTGGGAGAACGCACATGGTGGGCGAGGGGTGTGTCGCTAAACTCGAGTGAAATCTGATTCAACACGCCAGGACCGGTCTTCTCAATGCACTTTTGTGCCGCTCTACGACGAGGTCGCGAtgttcttttcttcattaCATCCTCAATATCATTGCTCTTTCGAAGTCCTTTCGTTCTGTCCTCGTCTTCAAAATAATCAACGAGATCCCCAAAGGTCCAGCCTTCCAACTCATGTTGATATTTTACGTCGATTACTCGAACAGGCATGTTCGAGCCAACATACCGGGCGATATCGGAAATTGTTACATCTCTTCCATTCTTTGTTCTTGGTAGTTTCATTCCAATTGACTCGGGCGAGTCAGTCACGAGGATAGGGCGCTGTATCGTAAGAACAGAGTGATCGTTCAGCAGGTTTGCCGCAGTCAAAGCGGATCCATCTTCTACAAGCTGCACGATGGTCTCGGACGCCGgtgacaacaacaacgcgCTTTTCGGTAAGGCGAGAAACTCAGCAACGTGTCTGTTGGCATGATGTGCCTCGTCAAGTGCCTCGTTTTGGCTCATATTCTATGACAAGAACAACTCGAAAGCTGTGATACATTTCAATTTGTTGCTTCGGCGATGTCAAAGTAAGTCTTACTGGATGCGCATCTATCAATCGTAGCCGGTGGAAAAAAGGGACGGAAGACTCATTAGCGCACTGTTAGCGATCCCTACGACTTCCACATTTAAAAGGAGACTTTTGCAATTCAAATAGTGAATTTCCTATTATGAATTTGTCACTTGTATGggctagctagagtagtCTGGAAAGACAGCTAACTCTTATCAACTGTCGTCGCTTGCGATATCAAGACACTCCATCTGTCTGTCCTGTGCCCTCTgtgttttgactgtgaatccgcAGACAAGTACATAAGACATTTTCACCAACCAGATTTCACTGGTGTGATGATCTCTTCTCGTCCAAACAAACATGAAAACTGGCGACGGAAGTGAATGCATTGATTCTGGAAACGAAACCCGAAAAGCTTTCATTTCGTTTCTCGACAATGGCTCGAAATGTTTGTGCAATGTTTGCTTTTGCTGCGTACAGTCTCTTGGTAGCCGGGTTAGTGCAGGGATCCTCGTTCGCGCAACGAAACTCGATATCAACCGCCAGCATTCCAGTTCGTACCCATGGATACTCGCGTCGGAGGTCACCTTTGCTTCgttcgacaaggaaaagCTGGAAAAATAAATATACGCACACGCGGAATGAACGGGGAGGGTCTCAAGACAATCATGCATTAAGGACGTATCGCCTTGCAAGCTCCAAAACCATGAGATCATCTCCTTCTACGACACTCTCACCGATGAATCCGCCGCAAGTATCGTACAGCGATCTTTCTCCCTTCGGACGTGTTGTGGCCGGAACGGTGGAAATATGTTTTAGCACACTGCTTGAGTACTTTTCGGGCTTTATGGGTGGCTATTTTCTCGGAACTTTGACAGGTATCCCGAGATTGGTGGCGACACCGATCCAACCAGAGATCCAGCAAACATTCTTTCGAGAGCTGTCGGCCCGCACCGTACGAATGCATGGTAAAAGTTTTGGTTGGGCGAAGCAATGGGGTGGAATCTCAGCCGCTTTTGGAGGATTCCGAGTGGCCACTAAAGTTATTCGTGGCGGCGTAGAGGACGAGTGGAATACAATCATGAGTAGTATGGCAGCGGGAGCGTATTTTGCTCGAAAAGGTAAGTGCCTGATGACAATTCCAGTGTCACAACACTCGTGTCTTTGACCGACTCATACTAGCATGTATCGTAAACCAATGGATACAACATTCTTACAGAAGGACCTACAGCCATGATTCGGGGTGCTGTCGTTTATGGAGGTTTTATGTATCTTCTATCTGGTGGACTGTTCGCCAAAAAGGAGCCGTTTCAGTACGAAGAAAGACCAATCGACTTTTAATCATATCAAGAAGACCTAGTGTGGAAATATAGGGTGGTGATAACCCTTCTTGCGGAATGCTATTGGATTTCGTCGTACAGACAATACTCGTTGAAGCAGTCGATTGGTCCATGAGTAATGCATCGTCGTGATGGCTGTGCTGCCGTGAGGTAGAACGCATGTTTGAGAGCTAGCATAGCGAGCAAAAATGAATGATAATGCGATATCTAGAATGAAAGTCTACTCTTGGGGTTTTGCTCAACGCAGTTTATAGTTAACTGTAATTTTTAGCGGTCTATGGACTATGCGGTCGAATGCTGGAGGGCAACGATCATCGGTTGCTTGGTTTTCGGATGTCGATGACGACATAATATTCATTAAATTCAATTGGCAACTTAATATCCGAGAAATTGTCCCAGCAAGAAGGGTGAAAGGCGTTTTTGGCGTCTCTCCGTCTTTTTTGGCTCCGGAAAAGTTGGCGGCGGCACAAGCTGGGACCGCTCTCGCTGTTTACGTATTTCTGCCTTTTGGTGGCTCACTCAACCTTTGACATAAGCAGCGGGTACGCCACATTTCCATCTTTACTGTTTCTCTAAGTCGACAAGATACGGTGACGCTGACGGTGATTTTGCGCTGCAACGTCATTCTCTGGTTCGTACGGTATTACCACATTCCCTATTTTTGGTACCGAGATGCCCGTCTATCTCTGCCAGCCTGGTTTCAAGACCGAGGATGCTTGGCGTCACGGAATACAAGTCTTTGCAGCTCCTTTTCCTATCAATGATGGAGGAACGAACTCCAGCACTGGTGGGGGTGGACGCGATCTACTTGTTGCCAGTGTGGACGGTGCGACTACAACTACCGCAAAACAATCGTCCATCCATCGGAGTCTTTCTCCAGGACAACCGATACGGCGTGTGCGTCATGCAGAAGTTGTTATTGTGGACGATATCTGTGTTTCCTACAATCGCTACTGGCTTCGGCTTCGTTGGCCTGGGTCAAAGGGTGGATTTGCGGGGTACATTGCGATGGGTCTAGTTTCGGATTTCGATGTGTCGAAAGGTACGTTGCCACGATTTATTTTCCACGATCCGCTGGTTGCCCCCTGCTTTCGGCCGACTAGCTCACGAATCCATGTCCCTTTCCAGAAAAAATCTCTCCGGGTATCGACGAAGACACTAACTTTATCATGCGCAGTGCGGAAGCATCGGAGGATCGTACGGGTGCAGAAGAAACTGACGTTGACGATCCCACACGAGAGGAACAACCCTCTGAACCGTTCGAGAATGAATGTGTCGTCAAGTGCATTCGAACAGGCATAGAGTACCAGACATCGCCAGCATTGAGGCTGATGGCTATCTACGACGACGGTATCTCTCCTTCGGTTTCTCCTGCACCGTTTCCCACCGAGCCTGTCTTTTGTCGAATCTGTCGGGAAGGACTgcacgacgacgccgacgaagaaCAGCCAAAGTCCGCAGCAGAAGATGCAGACGACACACGTAACTCCAGTTCCGGTACACTCggagacgaagacgatgtcGAACCAGTGGGGGTGGATCCGACGGACGCTGTCCGAGATGCTCCTGCCAACAAAGGGCCTGTGATACCCCACCCACACTATAGTGCAAACTCCCACGCTCTCGAAAACCCATTACTTGCTCCATGCGAGTGTTCTGGATCAATGGCCTTTGTACATTATCTTTGTGTTGAACAATGGCGTTGCCGCTCGCGCCACCCCGAAGCAAAAAATGGTCTAAATTGTGAGACGTGTGGGACGTCGTACGCACTACCACCGCCATCGGCACGTCCCGCCGCCCCGGCAATGGATCAAGAAGATTGGCTTGATGCTATGCCCCCACATGTATTGCAAGCTTTACGCCAGCCGCACATATGCTGGCAAATTGGAGCTGCTGTTGTTCGACGTCGATATCTTCGACCAATAGCACCCGTTCTTATGTCTCCACTTGTTGCAATCTATTGTCGAGCCCGTCGTTTACTGAAAAAGCGAGGTGTGGCTCGGCGTCGATGGGCTTGCAGTCTCTGCCGTCGACGTGCACGATGGAAGTGCGTTCGATGCCTTCGTAGCTACTACTGCTCGCGGCAATGCCAAAACGTGTCTTGGCACATCGTTCACAAGCATGTATGCTACAAGCCTGTCCGATTCTGGTGGTCTGTCGGCGTATATGGAGCGGCAAGCCTCGCTCTTTTCCCTGGAATTCTTCGCGATCCACTCATGTATGATTTGGGTCTCGGGATAATACCTCTTTCATTTGTGATCCTTGCCATGTTGGGCGGTGGAATTGCATCGTGTTCAAAGAGTTTTTTGGGTATGGACATGCGCGGTCGCTTTATGGAAGCTGCTGTGGTTCTTGCTACTGCTTTCGTGAGCTTTGTGTCTTGGAAACTGATTCAAGGATTCTTCGGGAGCCCTGAGGTTTGTCATGGTACTCTAGGGGCCTACATTGTTTCCGACACAACTGTCAATGAGACATACTTGTTGCAGTTTCTCTACAgggttcttcttcagccTGCAGAAGCCTACTATTTGTGGTGCGATCGTAAAGCGCTCAACTCGGGCCTTTGGTTAAAAGCAGCACTTTCAAGAACTGACAAGCATAACCATGAATGGTTGCTTCGAGCACTTGCCCAGCGCAAACGCAGATTTTTTCTTCCATGAAGAAGGGGGTGGTAAGTGTGCCGCCGATTTGTTGCTGGTCAGCTGGCTATACATAGCCTCCGGGTGcgctttcgttggaaaccatTTCTTGAAGCGACATGAACGCGAACGAAGGGGTCAGATTCGCCGCGCAGGTCGAAACGAGTTCCGGCCGCACCAAGATTGAAGCTTTTTCGCTAGCGGAAGATCCCAGAAAATAAAACATGTTTTTTTTAATTTTTAGCTATGGTCATCCGAAGCTGTAGACAGATGCTTAAAAATCGCCAGAAATGATGTCGGGGGCTGTCCTCCGCTAAAGGACACTGGTTTCATTTCAGGAAGGTCAGAGCGCGAGAACAAAAACGTCGGAACACCACTGGCATCCTTTTTAATTTTGGCTGCTGTCTCAAATACCTCTTTTTCATCCTGGTCACTGAGTAAATAAGCTCTGACATCCCCGTTGAGCCCCACCGCATTAGCAGCATTTTCGAGGTCGGAAACTGAATTTAAACGTTTCCCTTCTTCATAGTATATGTGAAAAAGCTCTTCCACCATTTGATTCTGCTTTCCTTGTCGTTTTGCATATTCGATGAGGCGGTGAGATCGAATCGTAGGGAACAAGCGTTCTGCTTCGACAAAAGCAGAGCCAAATTCGATCCCGCTCTTTTTACCAGCCTGTATCAAATGGGGCATCATTCTTTCTCCGGCGTTTGGGTCCCCGTAGTTTTGTATGTAATAATCCTTGACGAGCTTGCCTTCTTCTGGAAGATTTTTGTCCAAGAAAAAGGGGAGCCAATTGACCTCTGCTGAGATCTCGGGTACCATGCGTAGTGCAGTTTCGAGATTTCGCTTTCCCACAAAACACCAAGGACACATCGTATCACTAATTATGTCGATCTTAATGGACAGTTTGTTATCCGTACTTTCTGCCCTTTCTGTAGGGATTGCAGTGGAAGCACGTGCATTGTCTGCAACTCCGCGCGGACGACAAACACCCCCCTCACAAGCTTCTATGATATCCGCATGATTGTCAGAATTGGTCATGTCGGTTGATGTATCTATACTGCCGAGATGGAGATGACAATGGCTTTTATACTCCCAACACTACGCAAGCAAAGAATGCCAAATGAGCAAACAGTTTGGAATTGGCGTTCGAGACGATCGAAGTCGAACAGGTTTATTTCGTTGTTTCGGTTTGTAGCTTCAAAAAGATGCCTGTGAGAAGGAAGGAGAGCCCGGTTGAAGTCGAGAGCGACTATTGTCTCGCTGAGATAGTTTGGATCCTTGGAAGGTTCCAAAGAATTCATCGAAGAGCAGTAGCGTACCGCACGAAGAAATAACGAGGGTTGGTGATCATTTCCGGGTCTCTTACAAGTGAATCTGCCACCCACCAAACGTGAGAAACTGTGGTTGGCATTACCATGAGAGTAAAGGATTCTTACTTGTCTGCagcttgacagtgaatcatTGTTTGCGATCTGCCAAACTTCTTCCGCAGTAATGAAGTTTtcaattcttgtttttgtttttatGCTGACGTCGGCGGTAGCATTTGTGAACAGGCCAATCTCGAAACCTTTGTGTAATTTCTCGTTGAAGATGGCTGCCGTCGATGATGCCGTCGCTTTATATCAACGCAAATACCCTCGCAAAGAAGCCGGCAACCGATCGTCTTTTGCTAGCTTTGGAATGCCTGTACGAGATATTGACGGGAAAAAATTCACGACGCCCAAGGCTGGACGCAAGAAGGGAAAATCCTTTTCAGACCGCGAGGAGAAAGATCTACGCTCTACGTTTAAAGAGTTGGCCAGGCTATACGGCGAAGATAACGCTCTCCAAATGGTGAAGGACCTTACTATTGTGCTGGCTTTCAAACGAAACTACTTTGCACCATCTCTCGAAGCATTCTCGGAAGTTTTTGGGGAAGAAGAATCCAAGGCTATGGTGCAGCAAAACCCTGGATTGTTGGCCTTACCACCATCGGGCGCTGGCGGAGCGGACAGTGTGACGGACCAGACAATGCAATTCTCATACCTTGTGGGATATACTCGACCGTTTggtccttttcttttgtatGGCTTACTATTTCTATTGTTCGACCCCTTTCTTGAGTATTTGACCGGCATCCCCATCAAGACGACGATCACATCGGCTCTCGGCTTGTAGACGGTTTATTTTGGTTATTTGCTATGCTGCTATTACTTATCATTAGTTGCGCGAGTGGGATAGGTATTCTcgttttacattagtaagaTCTTATCTAGCAAGATCAGAATACTGTATTCGGCAAACACAGCCTCGGTTCTCTCTGGACTCTATTATTCGGATGGACTGTCGTCATTTGTAGTATCTCTGGTGTGTTTGGCTCCTACACCAGGAAGAGAGCCTGATTGGGTCTATCCAGAGGACACGTTTGTTCCACAAGTTGTTACACACTCTCAGTCAAAATTTACTTTTGGAAGGAACTTACACTCATTCGCTTAGATGACTTTGGAAAAATACAGTCTCCAATACGCATATGGCTCCAAAATATGAAAGTGGCAAAACCACGAGCGAATGAGTTTTACAGTGCATGCCTGCTGAATGCAAAGGCAAGGGATGATACGCGACCTCACTTCTGCTACGgtgtttgactgtgaatcagCAAACGGAGACGCAAAAATGGTTCTGAGATTGTTTGTGTTTTCCTGAAGGGAGTATTCTCCAAATGTCCCAGTATCCATTCCTAAATTAGCTtacaattaacagtaaagagcAAAACATATTATTCGAATAAAAACAGGTGTAGTTTTGTAGTTAGGTCCATGAACTAATTGTAAATGAGAATGACCCCTTCGACCAACGATGTCGAGGTTCGGCCGGAAATACCTCTAGCTAGAGTCGGTATGTAGATTCCCAAAACTCAACGGTTGACCTTATTTTGTTAGGCAGATACTTGTTGCTCTAACATTGGTAATGAAAGCGCTTTCATTCGAACAGTTCGTCAGCATATAGCCACCTAATCAACGGAGAGCGATTAACAACGCCATGAGCGGTTCTGGTCCCGCGGATAACATTCATCGCAGTAGCAATCCCACAGATGGTGTTCCAGAAGCACCCGAATCGTCGGCAGGAGAATCTTTAGAATATTCTTCACAAGTAGATTCAGACAGCTATCTCGACATCCATGCGTACGGCGATGCCGCCACGTCTGTCACCGGGAATATCGCAAACTACATATCTCAGCATGTCGATGCTACTGACACTGTTCACGAAATGCATTTGGCACTGTTGTACTTATTGAGCAACCCCGACGAATTTCATCGGGCGCTCGCAACTCACCCGGCTCGAGGGGCTACCACGCTAGCTGAATGGAACGCAGAATACGACAATGAAAGCGTGACGGAAGTAGATTCTCTCATGACGTCTTCGTTTCCCAGCGACGCAACCAACACAGCCACTCCGCTACCGTTCGTGGTTTTTGCCGACGATGCTGAAGTTGTTCTGCCGCAGGCACATACAGCATCGCAACTATTTGGTTTAGAAAGATTGGAAGGTGTCGAGTTGGAAGCCGCTGCTGGCATTCATGGGATATCCCAATTGTTTCTACGATGGCTAGGTACGAGCATACAGGGGGTGGACAATCGCGGCTTTCTCTCAAATTTGTGTTTGATCGTGGTTTGCGCATAGTGGTCGCATTCTCCGCTGCCTACAACTTCATCTCACATGTGTCTGTCCAAAATCGTCTCTTTTCTAAAGCGTTAATGCCAGGAGGTGATCATTTGAATATAATAGACCCGCCGGGTTTGACTGTAATGCGCATCGCAGGAGGCAGATATCGTGTCACTGCAGCTCATCGTGTTGTGTGGACATGGATGAATGAATTTGTGCCATTGACAGACTCAGCGACAGAACCAAATGACGGATCGGTTAATAGCCTTCAAGTCGGAGATCTTGTGACAATGACAATCGTTGATGTATTTGAAACAGATAATCAGGGCAAGTTGTTGTCTTATTGCCCAACGTTCGACAATCGAGCGGTACTTAAGACGCATCAAACGGCAGAGAACATTCGAAAGAGCTCGACAAAGTTACTGACTATGGTTGCGAAGGCCCGAAAATCCCAAACAGCGACTATTCTGTTGGCCAAGGTACATTCGATGGCTGATACTGTGAAGCAACGAGTTGAAGAAGCCGTCCACCAGTACCATTCTCCACAGAGTAGGATTTCTGACTTTGCTCTCCCCCCTCGTCCATCGGCTGAATCGTTGTCGGTGAACCATAATCAACCGTCTCAGGAGCTGGCAAGTGTTAGTAGCAGCACTTACAATGAACCCGCATTGAGTGCGGTAGAAGCAGCAGTAGAATTAAAGAGGCAACGATCAATCACGACGCCAAACTATCACGGAAATGATGACCGTGAGCGTCACGAAGTTTagcctcactgtcaatcaggCTAGGAAATATGTGTACTGTTTGACCTTTTGAATCCATTTCCTTGATTTTCAGTAAAAAATATTTGTAAATGTAGACGTGCGTTTCAAACACAAAACATGTCGTTGTAGCGTCTCAAGATTGGTAGTTACATACGCGACCCCGAGGGCGCAGTGGGATCTTCTATGTGATTTTTGTTAATTATGATAAGATCCAAAAAGGGCTGTGGCAAACCAACTGGCTCGCTGGTTGTCTTCTTCGGGTCAGTCGTCTAAGCAATTTTCATTCTATTGTTGTCGACTTTGACGCAAGCTTGGCTATTGTAGGTAGGGCTGCGTACTTTTTGCAAACGGTCATCGGGTTTTGAGCACCATTTTCCTTCCCACGGattggaaacgaaaaaaagacCGGCGACGGGAAAATAGCACCATCTGTAACTGGTATTTACGACCCACatagtgcttgttgttggtagCCTACTTCGACAAGCCCATCCCTGAACAAAAATCACAAGCATCGCGCGATTTGAAACTGGGAATAAGCGTGAAAATGATGAACGAAGCATCGGAGGAGGCCATGGCAATTGCGAACGCTTTTCGAGCGGCATCGGTACGTTTCGTTTCCCCTTGGTGACATTTCTTTTGCACCGACACTTTGACCCAAATGGTAGTCGCCACTACGAGTCAGGGAAAGCCAAAGCGAAAACGTTGAGTGGTCTCGAACCGGTTTCTGTTTAAGACGGAAAAGGTAGTCAATGAGCTCAGCTGACAGTcgcatttcttctttcgttcTAGGACGACGATACGATGAAGGTCATGAATGCCATGTCATCGAAGAACACGTCGGACTTTTACTTTTACATGGTTCCAGCCTCTTGGATGAAGAAAGCGTGGCCTATGCTAACGTACGGATCTGCCTTTAATTCCGGACTGCTTCCTGTTGACAATTGGAGAGAAACGATTGGACCTATCTGTTGCAGGGATCTGGTCATTCCGGGCACTATCGGTAGTAGCTCGACACCACCGGTCGTTCTgaatgaagaagaaggaaACGCAATGCAGCG
Encoded here:
- a CDS encoding predicted protein; translation: MSQNEALDEAHHANRHVAEFLALPKSALLLSPASETIVQLVEDGSALTAANLLNDHSVLTIQRPILVTDSPESIGMKLPRTKNGRDVTISDIARYVGSNMPVRVIDVKYQHELEGWTFGDLVDYFEDEDRTKGLRKSNDIEDVMKKRTSRPRRRAAQKCIEKTGPGVLNQISLEFSDTPLAHHVRSPKFSRELDWIDNVWPKRLKSENIYPNVKYYCLTSASGSYTDFHIDFGGTSVWYHVLSGRKDFCLIAPTEDNLKVYEEWLCSKSQTELFLPNQIRDSRSISRIHLNKGQTLFIPSGWIHAVYTPDDSLVFGGNFIHGIDIDMQLKVYSIEIRTKVLEQYRFPYFVPLYFYAGGYYLRKSRIVTIASQELKGLPVLVDALVGWWNVWKNQDVDDSALTVSTVKAARESALASNCDSVEELLSELHAAFGSRFSHISNADEKGSNNTASVRDRQQKPTLLTMLSELRSSLPPL
- a CDS encoding predicted protein gives rise to the protein MRSSPSTTLSPMNPPQVSYSDLSPFGRVVAGTVEICFSTLLEYFSGFMGGYFLGTLTGIPRLVATPIQPEIQQTFFRELSARTVRMHGKSFGWAKQWGGISAAFGGFRVATKVIRGGVEDEWNTIMSSMAAGAYFARKEGPTAMIRGAVVYGGFMYLLSGGLFAKKEPFQYEERPIDF
- a CDS encoding predicted protein, yielding MPVYLCQPGFKTEDAWRHGIQVFAAPFPINDGGTNSSTGGGGRDLLVASVDGATTTTAKQSSIHRSLSPGQPIRRVRHAEVVIVDDICVSYNRYWLRLRWPGSKGGFAGYIAMGLVSDFDVSKEKISPGIDEDTNFIMRSAEASEDRTGAEETDVDDPTREEQPSEPFENECVVKCIRTGIEYQTSPALRLMAIYDDGISPSVSPAPFPTEPVFCRICREGLHDDADEEQPKSAAEDADDTRNSSSGTLGDEDDVEPVGVDPTDAVRDAPANKGPVIPHPHYSANSHALENPLLAPCECSGSMAFVHYLCVEQWRCRSRHPEAKNGLNCETCGTSYALPPPSARPAAPAMDQEDWLDAMPPHVLQALRQPHICWQIGAAVVRRRYLRPIAPVLMSPLVAIYCRARRLLKKRGVARRRWACSLCRRRARWKCVRCLRSYYCSRQCQNVSWHIVHKHVCYKPVRFWWSVGVYGAASLALFPGILRDPLMYDLGLGIIPLSFVILAMLGGGIASCSKSFLGMDMRGRFMEAAVVLATAFVSFVSWKLIQGFFGSPEVCHGTLGAYIVSDTTVNETYLLQFLYRVLLQPAEAYYLWCDRKALNSGLWLKAALSRTDKHNHEWLLRALAQRKRRFFLP
- a CDS encoding predicted protein codes for the protein MTNSDNHADIIEACEGGVCRPRGVADNARASTAIPTERAESTDNKLSIKIDIISDTMCPWCFVGKRNLETALRMVPEISAEVNWLPFFLDKNLPEEGKLVKDYYIQNYGDPNAGERMMPHLIQAGKKSGIEFGSAFVEAERLFPTIRSHRLIEYAKRQGKQNQMVEELFHIYYEEGKRLNSVSDLENAANAVGLNGDVRAYLLSDQDEKEVFETAAKIKKDASGVPTFLFSRSDLPEMKPVSFSGGQPPTSFLAIFKHLSTASDDHS
- a CDS encoding predicted protein gives rise to the protein MAAVDDAVALYQRKYPRKEAGNRSSFASFGMPVRDIDGKKFTTPKAGRKKGKSFSDREEKDLRSTFKELARLYGEDNALQMVKDLTIVLAFKRNYFAPSLEAFSEVFGEEESKAMVQQNPGLLALPPSGAGGADSVTDQTMQFSYLVGYTRPFGPFLLYGLLFLLFDPFLEYLTGIPIKTTITSALGL